One Prunus dulcis chromosome 7, ALMONDv2, whole genome shotgun sequence DNA segment encodes these proteins:
- the LOC117635212 gene encoding uncharacterized protein LOC117635212, with amino-acid sequence MSQIPSLKFWMSNLAKLEFAALDLSGDNYLSWVLDAKIHLRANGFGQTIIDENDASPEENANAMIFLRRHIHEALKSEYVVVDEPLVLWKALGERYNHQRMQQYRHSGFKKYLELVSCLLLAEQNNELLLKNHQSHPTGSAPLPEINAASQEVNATSSRGSIHKRGRGGKRGRWQGSRKDRGARPEGLGPRSGPSTNGKNASRNKGKAQTSHVPRNVESTCHRCGAKGHWLRACRTPKHLADLYQASLKNMKVEIN; translated from the exons ATGTCCCAGATCCCgagcctaaagttttggatgtcaaatttggcaaaactagAGTTTGCTGCCTTGGACCTTTCCGGGGACAACTATTTATCATGGGTCCTGGATGCCAAAATCCATCTACGAGCCAATGGCTTCGGACAAAcaattatagatgagaatgatgcTTCGCCTGAAGAGAATGCGAATGCCATGATTTTTCTTCGCCGCCACATCCATGAAGCGCTGAAGAGCGaatatgtggtggttgatgaacCATTAGTTCTATGGAAAGCTCTAGGTGAAAGATACAATCACCAGAGGATG CAGCAATACAGACatagcggtttcaagaagtactTGGAACTTGTATCTTGCCTCTTGTTAGCTGAGCAGAATAATGAGCTCTTATTAAAGAATCACCAATCTCACCCAACGGGCTCAGCACCACTTCCTGAAATAAATGCTGCATCTCAGGAAGTGAATGCCACTTCATCTCGTGGCAGTATCCACAAACGTGGGCGAGGGGGCAAGCGTGGCCGCTGGCAAGGAAGCAGAAAAGATCGTGGTGCTCGTCCAGAGGGTTTAGGTCCAAGGAGCGGTCCATCCACAAATGGCAAAAATGCATCCCGTAATAAGGGAAAGGCACAGACGAGCCATGTgcctagaaatgttgaaagcaCTTGTCACAGATGTGGTGCAAAAGGACATTGGTTGCGCGCATGTCGTACGCCCAAGCATTTGGCGGATCTCTATCAAGCTTCACTAAAGAACATGAAAGTGGagataaattaa
- the LOC117635704 gene encoding chaperonin CPN60, mitochondrial-like isoform X6: protein MAEGEELSKKQAAQEGQIRKLRAQIREFEEEKKGLITKLQEGDAAVAVSEEVKKNNHVDGKTLDNELEVVEGMKLDRGYISPYFITNQNNQKCEENRTSWKMCKKGELTHTTKNKLMKLRSN from the exons ATGGCTGAAG GTGAAGAGCTTTCAAAAAAGCAGGCTGCTCAAGAAGGACAGATTAGGAAATTAAGGGCTCAG ATCAGAGAgtttgaagaagagaagaaagggtTGATTACTAAACTTCAG GAAGGTGATGCTGCTGTTGCCGTTTCTGAGGAGGTGAAGAAGAACAACCATGTA GATGGGAAAACATTGGACAATGAGTTGGAGGTTGTTGAGGGAATGAAGCTAGATAGGGGCTACATATCCCCTTATTTCATCACCAACCAGAACAATCAGAAATGT GAGGAGAACAGAACAAGTTGGAAAATGTGCAAGAAGGGAGAGCTAACTCATACAACGAAGAACAAATTGATGAAGTTAAGATCAAATTAG
- the LOC117635704 gene encoding chaperonin CPN60-1, mitochondrial-like isoform X3, whose protein sequence is MAEGEELSKKQAAQEGQIRKLRAQIREFEEEKKGLITKLQDGKTLDNELEVVEGMKLDRGYISPYFITNQNNQKCELENPLIIIHEKKISSINDVVKVLELVLQVSISLVRFTSFFVFTMNWLTNFCSFSEAKL, encoded by the exons ATGGCTGAAG GTGAAGAGCTTTCAAAAAAGCAGGCTGCTCAAGAAGGACAGATTAGGAAATTAAGGGCTCAG ATCAGAGAgtttgaagaagagaagaaagggtTGATTACTAAACTTCAG GATGGGAAAACATTGGACAATGAGTTGGAGGTTGTTGAGGGAATGAAGCTAGATAGGGGCTACATATCCCCTTATTTCATCACCAACCAGAACAATCAGAAATGT GAATTGGAAAATCCTCTAATCATAATccatgagaagaaaatctcAAGTATTAATGATGTGGTTAAAGTATTGGAGTTGGTTTTGCAGGTTAGCATTTCTCTGGTTAGGTTCACTAGTTTCTTCGTTTTTACTATGAATTGGTTGACAAACTTTTGCTCCTTTTCAGAAGCAAAG TTATGA
- the LOC117635704 gene encoding chaperonin CPN60-1, mitochondrial-like isoform X4 yields the protein MAEGEELSKKQAAQEGQIRKLRAQIREFEEEKKGLITKLQEGDAAVAVSEEVKKNNHVDGKTLDNELEVVEGMKLDRGYISPYFITNQNNQKCELENPLIIIHEKKISSINDVVKVLELVLQL from the exons ATGGCTGAAG GTGAAGAGCTTTCAAAAAAGCAGGCTGCTCAAGAAGGACAGATTAGGAAATTAAGGGCTCAG ATCAGAGAgtttgaagaagagaagaaagggtTGATTACTAAACTTCAG GAAGGTGATGCTGCTGTTGCCGTTTCTGAGGAGGTGAAGAAGAACAACCATGTA GATGGGAAAACATTGGACAATGAGTTGGAGGTTGTTGAGGGAATGAAGCTAGATAGGGGCTACATATCCCCTTATTTCATCACCAACCAGAACAATCAGAAATGT GAATTGGAAAATCCTCTAATCATAATccatgagaagaaaatctcAAGTATTAATGATGTGGTTAAAGTATTGGAGTTGGTTTTGCAG TTATGA
- the LOC117635704 gene encoding chaperonin CPN60, mitochondrial-like isoform X5, with translation MAEGEELSKKQAAQEGQIRKLRAQIREFEEEKKGLITKLQEGDAAVAVSEEVKKNNHVDGKTLDNELEVVEGMKLDRGYISPYFITNQNNQKCVSISLVRFTSFFVFTMNWLTNFCSFSEAKL, from the exons ATGGCTGAAG GTGAAGAGCTTTCAAAAAAGCAGGCTGCTCAAGAAGGACAGATTAGGAAATTAAGGGCTCAG ATCAGAGAgtttgaagaagagaagaaagggtTGATTACTAAACTTCAG GAAGGTGATGCTGCTGTTGCCGTTTCTGAGGAGGTGAAGAAGAACAACCATGTA GATGGGAAAACATTGGACAATGAGTTGGAGGTTGTTGAGGGAATGAAGCTAGATAGGGGCTACATATCCCCTTATTTCATCACCAACCAGAACAATCAGAAATGT GTTAGCATTTCTCTGGTTAGGTTCACTAGTTTCTTCGTTTTTACTATGAATTGGTTGACAAACTTTTGCTCCTTTTCAGAAGCAAAG TTATGA
- the LOC117635704 gene encoding chaperonin CPN60-1, mitochondrial-like isoform X1: MAEGEELSKKQAAQEGQIRKLRAQIREFEEEKKGLITKLQEGDAAVAVSEEVKKNNHVDGKTLDNELEVVEGMKLDRGYISPYFITNQNNQKCELENPLIIIHEKKISSINDVVKVLELVLQVSISLVRFTSFFVFTMNWLTNFCSFSEAKL; the protein is encoded by the exons ATGGCTGAAG GTGAAGAGCTTTCAAAAAAGCAGGCTGCTCAAGAAGGACAGATTAGGAAATTAAGGGCTCAG ATCAGAGAgtttgaagaagagaagaaagggtTGATTACTAAACTTCAG GAAGGTGATGCTGCTGTTGCCGTTTCTGAGGAGGTGAAGAAGAACAACCATGTA GATGGGAAAACATTGGACAATGAGTTGGAGGTTGTTGAGGGAATGAAGCTAGATAGGGGCTACATATCCCCTTATTTCATCACCAACCAGAACAATCAGAAATGT GAATTGGAAAATCCTCTAATCATAATccatgagaagaaaatctcAAGTATTAATGATGTGGTTAAAGTATTGGAGTTGGTTTTGCAGGTTAGCATTTCTCTGGTTAGGTTCACTAGTTTCTTCGTTTTTACTATGAATTGGTTGACAAACTTTTGCTCCTTTTCAGAAGCAAAG TTATGA
- the LOC117635704 gene encoding chaperonin CPN60-1, mitochondrial-like isoform X2: protein MAEGEELSKKQAAQEGQIRKLRAQIREFEEEKKGLITKLQEGDAAVAVSEEVKKNNHVDGKTLDNELEVVEGMKLDRGYISPYFITNQNNQKCELENPLIIIHEKKISSINDVVKVLELVLQEENRTSWKMCKKGELTHTTKNKLMKLRSN, encoded by the exons ATGGCTGAAG GTGAAGAGCTTTCAAAAAAGCAGGCTGCTCAAGAAGGACAGATTAGGAAATTAAGGGCTCAG ATCAGAGAgtttgaagaagagaagaaagggtTGATTACTAAACTTCAG GAAGGTGATGCTGCTGTTGCCGTTTCTGAGGAGGTGAAGAAGAACAACCATGTA GATGGGAAAACATTGGACAATGAGTTGGAGGTTGTTGAGGGAATGAAGCTAGATAGGGGCTACATATCCCCTTATTTCATCACCAACCAGAACAATCAGAAATGT GAATTGGAAAATCCTCTAATCATAATccatgagaagaaaatctcAAGTATTAATGATGTGGTTAAAGTATTGGAGTTGGTTTTGCAG GAGGAGAACAGAACAAGTTGGAAAATGTGCAAGAAGGGAGAGCTAACTCATACAACGAAGAACAAATTGATGAAGTTAAGATCAAATTAG
- the LOC117635704 gene encoding chaperonin CPN60-1, mitochondrial-like isoform X7, with translation MAEGEELSKKQAAQEGQIRKLRAQIREFEEEKKGLITKLQEGDAAVAVSEEVKKNNHVDGKTLDNELEVVEGMKLDRGYISPYFITNQNNQKCL, from the exons ATGGCTGAAG GTGAAGAGCTTTCAAAAAAGCAGGCTGCTCAAGAAGGACAGATTAGGAAATTAAGGGCTCAG ATCAGAGAgtttgaagaagagaagaaagggtTGATTACTAAACTTCAG GAAGGTGATGCTGCTGTTGCCGTTTCTGAGGAGGTGAAGAAGAACAACCATGTA GATGGGAAAACATTGGACAATGAGTTGGAGGTTGTTGAGGGAATGAAGCTAGATAGGGGCTACATATCCCCTTATTTCATCACCAACCAGAACAATCAGAAATGT TTATGA
- the LOC117635088 gene encoding golgin candidate 5-like has product MAWFSGKVSLGNFPDLAGAVKKLQQSVKNIKKNFDSALGFEEKEKAESGNEASGLWPSSTERKLLFDPVISFMGQTNEGSSVDSSQKAESSEHPPKVDKSSGESESPQKLSTVEAKEGVKTETLQHSSTEQMADKEETEVVKEETDDKHAATVEETETVVAEPEKSESESEK; this is encoded by the exons atGGCGTGGTTCAGTGGGAAAGTCTCTTTGGGGAACTTCCCCGATCTCGCCGGGGCCGTGAAAAAGCTCCAGCAGAGCGTCAAGAACATCAAGAAGAATTTCGATAGCGCCCTTGGGTtcgaagaaaaagagaaggccGAATCCGGTAATGAAG CTTCAGGATTATGGCCTTCGTCTACTGAAAGGAAATTGCTATTTGATCCTGTTATATCTTTTATGGGACAAACAAATGAGGGAAGTAGTGTTGATTCATCACAGAAAGCTGAGTCTTCAGAGCATCCGCCAAAGGTTGACAAATCATCAGGGGAATCTGAATCTCCACAAAAACTCTCTACTGTTGAGGCAAAGGAAGGGGTCAAAACAGAAACTTTACAACACTCTTCAACTGAACAGATGGCTGATAAGGAGGAAACTGAAGTTGTCAAGGAAGAAACAGATGATAAGCATGCTGCGACGGTGGAGGAAACAGAGACTGTGGTAGCAGAGCCTGAAAAATCTGAATCTGAAtctgaaaaatag